The window aaatatttgttaacattattcctttttttgtattgtatattCCTGCAACATTTGGTGATTTGACATttggttcattattttttttagcaatgcaCAGCAGTAGCTACTTTCTCTTATCAGtgtttaaaataaagtaaaaaaaaagttaataagtCTCAGAACTGAAAGCAAAGGGCGCAAATCGAAATAcattggtacctcgacataccagtgtataaaaatttaaaacaaaattagaattaagtttagtgtaaggttagaataaacttatttttgagtgtgtctgcattgtaatccaagttaatttaaatttgtttatgttatgttacaagcacgttgccgtgcaaaaagtctgttttgggtgttttttcagagggtttgaatgaattaattggttttcagttcatttctatgggaaacgttcatttcagttacgagaaaatcgacatacgagctcagtcccagaatgaATTAAGTTCATATGTACCACTAAATGTACATACGTTAATAATTATGTATCTCAAATGTCTCGCATGTTGGGaaactcatatgtcaaggtattaccgtATTGAAAAAAATTTAGAACATGcccaaattatttcaaaaataaaaaataaatttaaaaaagcccCTTTATACCCTACAACAAAGAGATTCCGCTAGAAGCGACTTACCTATGGAGCGGAAGTCGGCCAAAAAAGCCTCCGTCAGCTTCAGCAATGACACGCGTGTACGAGAAGGGGAACCAGCCTCGCCTAAAGGAGTGTAGATGTCAGCGAGGCCTCAAAGTAGCCTAATAGGACGCGGGCGTTGCACTTACAAGTGTGTTTTCTCATTTTCGCCGTAGTGCCAGCCGTCCCTGGCCTCGGGCACCAGTAGTGTGACCACGTCGCCTTGGTTGAAGCTGAGCAGCGTACTGTTGTCGCCGGCCGCGTGCGAGAAGAGTGCCTGGACCCGTGCCGTCCTGGCGCCGcgttcctttttttccaggccCGCCGCCACCGAGCTGGAGCGTGGCAGGGTGCGAGGCTCTGCTGCGAGAGGAAGGAACACATGTCACTTTACGGAGAGGGTCTGCATATGTTTTTGAGTCATGCCATACATTTGTTGTCATGTGACATGTTTTAGTGGAATGTGACATgttattacagtattttcttggATATTAGCCATCTTCGAGTTTAAgccgcatccttaaaattgccttaaaatcattgaattttacaatttctcgtgtataagccaccccctgagTCACAATTCTCAATTTTCACCAGATCATATTTTCTCCATatacatggttttaataggaagtgcaaatgtgttactttgaagggtaaATCTTAgtatcacacgtggtatttctgacatCCTGTATTTACCGAAtggatcgtctgctggattgcatattttgaaagggtgttgcctgcacgtagacaaatgcaaataggaagtcatgtgagcagaaCAACCAGGAAGTGCGTCCCTAagggtctagtttgtcatctctAGGTAAGATGGCAAAGGCAGGCacaagtaccgtatttattGAAGTATAAAGCGCaacattttataccaaaaaactgaagcaaagtttggGTGCGCATTATACACGAATATCTACGGCAGCCGTTAAATTGGGAGACGTAAAAACCTGTCTTTGTCCGCTAGGTGGTGCATGAGAGCTCGTTCTATTGACCGATGCTCACACTTATAAAAAATAAcccaagaagaatggaatcaatagTTTGGTaaatctgatgatgatgaattagactttgaaataatttaaatattatgatgaagaaataggatttaaaattgtaaattccatttgagaagtGTTCATACCactagtttgttttaccaggtttacGTACCATATGTTGTCAATGAATGTCAGAATTTCCAGAATACAGGATAATTAATgatatctaatttaatctaagagtcgtgatttttttttggcaggtggTGCATCGGTGTCACGTTATGAATCAGTACCATCTGATGATTTGAGCCAATTTCTTAGTAACGTGTTATCTTGTCATCAACATGTTTTTGAGTAGCGTGACAGGAAGTGGATGTCCTCTTACTCAGTGAAGTCTTGCTCTTTGCGGGCGCTGCCTTGCGTATAGGTAGTGTGTTGGAGTAAGACATCTTTCCATGCGGCAAAGCTGCCGCTTTGGACTCGGGCCACTGCTGGTAGTGGTCGGTGCCATTTGTGGCCCCCGCCAAGCCTTCCGCGCCGACCCCTATCAGCCTCTGCTGGCCACCAGTGACTCTAAGTGTCCCCAGTTGAGGAGGTCCGGCCAGAATTTGCCCACGTTCTGGCAGGGTAGCACCCATCTGTGAGAAAACATACAAGACTTTGAGTCGGAAGGTCCTTTCCCGGCAAGACGTACGCAAGCAGATCGAGGGTTTCCCCGTCAGAGGCTTCACCATGACAACGCAATCTCCCTCGTTTCAGGAAACACTTGTGTTTCATCACCTCCTCCAGTCTCTATCGCCCACATGTACGCAAAGTGGGTCAAGATGCTTGCCAATTCTAGTGTGAAATTCCAAGCTTTTTGCTTTTCTCGGCGGACCAGACAACCTCAGTAACTCAGATAGATGGACGGTCACAGAAATGTTCACCTCTAAATAGAATACCCCAACATAGGCTtgaaactcattggctgtcattgatggtGGTTGATGAACTTtctcaaaaaaatctaaactgtTCAAACTCTTTTGACATTGACCACAGAGTATCTGTGGCTTATTACAATGGtaatcttatttttattgcaatCACAGCACCAAAAACTCAGGCAACACATTAACAATGGCTTCGTGTCGACGATAAACTTCCGATCCATTTGGACTGTGAGGGGGCAGCGATTGCCAGCCCCTCCTGTCTATTGCTGTCAGCAGGTTTTTATCCACTTATCACAAAATCACTtcttcatgatttttttctgctattttttatattcttcttttttaaagttcataagaATGTGAATATCCACCCTCAAActtgtaagcggaagccacttttgctactaggcttcagcactgaagaaaataaaacaaaaataaaacaaaaacaaacaaaaagggagttataataggggtgatccaaCTTCGCgctttttcaattatcgctGCCATATCTGGTATAAAATAactgcaatattcgagggattactgtatacacaTTTTTGCTAATTAATGCAAACTATACATAGTTTTCTCAATATTTAACAACATAACTGTGCAGGCAGTGAATCGGCTAATTATGAAGATAATTGCGGTGGCCCagcggttagcgcgtcggcctcacagggcTGTGGTCGAGGGTGCGATCCCAGCTCGGTCGccactgtgaggagtttgcatgttctccccgggcttgcatgggttttctaaaggtactccactttctccccacattccaaaaatatgcacataGGCAGGTTGAACAACATGATTATTCCATGTCAGCCATCACTATGAAAATCACCACCAATTAAAAACATCAATGTCATTGACTATGAATATATTACCTTGAACTTCATCTGAGAATAGCGGTTTCCATAAAAGgggtaacaaaagaaaaaataataattcctgTCTGAATGACAGCCTTACACAACATGAACTGTGTCACGTAACAGAGTGTCTCTCAAGTGGCCCCCGCAAGCCCACATGAAGCGTACTTTATATAAGCTGCATCACCAACGCAAGCATTTGCAACACACTCCATCTCATTTGCATATTCAAACAACGTTGCCACCAAAGATTTTTCGAAACAGTCACCGATAATTTTCACCATCTTCCGACTCATTTACTAATAAATTAATCTTGTTATTTATGGTTATATTACTAAGGGCATTTCTGTTTTAGCATGGAATGAAcaatggaatgaaaaaaaaacataggactataaaatattttgtaatcttCATAACTGTTATTCCAAAGCAGTGGCTTGTTGTTTTAACTTGTTTAAATGTTATTGagttggactaaaaaaaaaaatatatatttttttttcttttaggtaTTAATGGAAAACATTTCTAACACAGCCCAGCTccttttttattacaaatatggtttatatgcgagaaaatatggtattcattccttttctgaatgAATCCAATGCAGAAAATGAAgtgctgaagcctattccagccaattacaggcaccaggtggggtaTACCAGGAAtaggtggccaaccaatcacagggcagaaggagacggacaaccattcacggtcaCACTCATATCACGgaaaatttaaagtgttcaactagcctaccctgAATGCATtgggggatttgggaggaaactggagtacccgaataaaacccacacaagcccagggagaacctGTAGACTTCACACAGTGAGGAGCGGCCTGGGATCGAATTATATACTTTTgcgtaacaaataaaaaacaaaagaattttAACAGTATGCTGTTATTATTCAATGCCAATGAAGGGTATAGACAAAATAGACGCCTAATCCAATTGGATTGGAGGCAGTGATCGTTtgatcccagtcaaaatggagtgTTTTGGTCATGGTTACGGTGAATGGCGGTGGACTCACCTGCAGGTTGTTGTTCATTTTGCTGCTTTGACTTTTGCGTCGGAGTTTCTTGAGTTCGTTATGGCATTTGTCCAAACTCTGGCTTTTGCCCTTGTGTTCAGTCTGGTACTTCCTCAAGGCTGCCTGTGGGAGGTGGTTAAAAGATGAGCGATGGCAAAACAGCGCCGGAGAGCCGCGACGGACGGTAGCGCTTACGTTGAGATAGCGAGCGTCCATTTGGACTTTCTTCTCTAACTCGGTCAGCAGCTCGTTGTGGAATGACTTTAGCTAGGAAacgaaacaaaaaaaggaatgaagaTGGGGGGAAATCGTGTCTTTTTCATTTGGTAGAATAAGATGTCTGATTCCTTTGAATGGAAATGACGTCCATTGTCGTTAACAGCTGAGAATGTGAAAAACTGTGGCTTGAAACCCTTGTTTGGAAACCTGATAATGCCTTTATTGCCTAATTTTGAAGTCTCAATCTAAACACAGTGGCTGCTGTGGTACCCTTTTCACTACATAAATATAGtgagtcagcaagcaatgtacccagacagcaAAGCTGTCAGCgccatacagcgacatctacagaatcgtGAATTTAATGCATACAAAAGACGCACCACAGACTGATTGTGCACTACGTCCACTTTTGGGAAAAATTTAGACTCAAGTGCATGCACCCtatatgagtaaatatgtgctacGTTGAATTTATACGGTTTATTATCACTtcaggggaattgcaatcattagtAAGGGCAGCGATTGGACGAGCTTGACAGGTATGCCTTAATGGCAGAGACGTCTACGAGTAGCACTCTTTCATTCACAGCAGTAGGATTAAGGGCCttgcaccatcaatggcaattAAAGGGTTAACATTTTGTCATCGCTATTAGATTTAGTATAGTTAGTATCTTAaagtcattatatatatatatatatatatatatatatatatatatatatatatatatatatatatatatacacacacacacacacacacaaatatatatatctcatctcattttctgaatcactttatcttcactaggtttgcggggggtgctggaacctaaccCCACTGACTTCGGGCCCGAGgccggggacaccttgaattggtggccaaccaatcgcaggggcTATATCTACAATATTTTGTAAAGTGTTGACCACGGAGTTAAACTGAGAACACAGAACAGAATCTCACTTGAACTCAAATTTCTTGTGCAGACTATAATCGATGACATAAGAAAATCAGAGGCGCAGGCCATAGTTTGGACCTGGGTATTTCACTGGGTGGGACCCCCGCTTACCATCTCCTCAAGCTGGATTTGGATGCGGCGATGCACTTCGGCCATCTGAAACAGAACCTCCCCTGCGGACGACACAAAAACCATTAGACGCCTTGCTCAGGGGATGCTGGGAAACTGAAGAAGAAGCCAGGGGACTGACTAGCAAATCATAATACTCCACAAACATGCCAAATGTGTCATGTGACGCATGCAGTGCGTGCGTGGGTGTTACCTACATGCTGTTTCTTCTGCACATGttgaaaacatacaaaaaaacagtttgttttagaaaagaaaaggaaaaaaaattcttcCCATCTTTCACCTGCACcccaatacccccccccccctccaagcCCCTAAGCACACAGGAATTTACTCTCAAACATTGAATTTTTGCTTTTACACCCAGAAACATAAAGTTATGTTCAAGAGCACACACTTTGCTTTCTCAGGTCAGatggattggaagtctatcatcatcatcaatcgTGATTAACCTTTTTCTGCCTACGGGGAAATtcagtggcttttttttctccaccgcACGCCAACGTCTCCGTCCTTATTTGGCCGAGAGGAGAAACGGAACTGCGGGAGCTTCCCGCTTTCCTCTTCCTCCCCACATGACCATATTTGGTCGGCGGAAGACATACGCGGCGgcatcttcttcctcctcctcgctcTCCTCTTCTCGCTACACTAGAGGAGCTCCACTCGTCTAATTTTAGCAGCCAATGACAGGCAATTGATGATCTACTTAGATCAACCATAATTAACACAttatagggcaagtgactatctttggtcatttaaaagaaatgttttagtgccattgtcAACACTTAGACTGAGAATGTTTATCCGCCCCTGTCAGTCCTTATAGATTGGACATCCaacatcgtcaatggcactaaaacaaacatttccagccaggttattgttttttatacatgaagaaaaatagtcacatgctttttttggtaatacagtaatccctcaaatatggggcttaaagacagttttttccccacattcatcaggactctaaacttgcgctaacacgacacacaatcccttctgtgtaataaattCACGGTGAGTTAACATGAAAAGATGTTGGGCAGTGTTTTGCCTCCTACtagctgactgaaggtaagtgaaagtcagtgagaggtaagtgatccgctcggagGGTGATGAGATGtgtccatcacggcagaatgccaacgactctgaaattatcacttatttgggtacTTTGAtgggaaaacgcaccttatgaagaagcactaccaatttcgtcatacgcagctgggtatgatgacaattagtcTTTAGTCaaatcaatgatgatgacaaagcctatgttggATTATACGATTATtattgcggcttcactacatcgcaagTTTTTTTCTGGTGGTATGTTTTATTCGACCGGAGGTGGTTGATAGggaggattctgtaagtgtttGCGCCGTGTAAGTGTCTGCGCTCCGTCTGTGTCGCAAAATTCATGCTTGGCTGGTTGATGTCACTCAGTGACTTCACTAGATGTTTAGTGTCGCAATATTGTCCGCAATCACAGCTGCATTACTacggtataaaataaaaaaacttgatCGAccatgcttactatgttacctttattttttttttttataatttttgtaccttcataaaaatgtg is drawn from Stigmatopora nigra isolate UIUO_SnigA chromosome 18, RoL_Snig_1.1, whole genome shotgun sequence and contains these coding sequences:
- the LOC144211522 gene encoding BAR/IMD domain-containing adapter protein 2-like isoform X1 produces the protein MSAQLPAENVEMSRTDEVHRITENVYKSIMEQFNPCLRNFVAMGKSYEKALTSVTSAAKGYFDALVRLGDAAGDGQGAKELGEVLFQMAEVHRRIQIQLEEMLKSFHNELLTELEKKVQMDARYLNAALRKYQTEHKGKSQSLDKCHNELKKLRRKSQSSKMNNNLQMGATLPERGQILAGPPQLGTLRVTGGQQRLIGVGAEGLAGATNGTDHYQQWPESKAAALPHGKMSYSNTLPIRKAAPAKSKTSLTEPRTLPRSSSVAAGLEKKERGARTARVQALFSHAAGDNSTLLSFNQGDVVTLLVPEARDGWHYGENEKTHLRGWFPFSYTRVIAEADGGFFGRLPLHSLHPGKSSSTGNLLDRDSASVVVDAHPRQPRPYGLTMPGFSQALEQYDPSRFSGSTPEVKLISTV
- the LOC144211522 gene encoding BAR/IMD domain-containing adapter protein 2-like isoform X2 yields the protein MSAQLPAENVEMSRTDEVHRITENVYKSIMEQFNPCLRNFVAMGKSYEKALTREVLFQMAEVHRRIQIQLEEMLKSFHNELLTELEKKVQMDARYLNAALRKYQTEHKGKSQSLDKCHNELKKLRRKSQSSKMNNNLQMGATLPERGQILAGPPQLGTLRVTGGQQRLIGVGAEGLAGATNGTDHYQQWPESKAAALPHGKMSYSNTLPIRKAAPAKSKTSLTEPRTLPRSSSVAAGLEKKERGARTARVQALFSHAAGDNSTLLSFNQGDVVTLLVPEARDGWHYGENEKTHLRGWFPFSYTRVIAEADGGFFGRLPLHSLHPGKSSSTGNLLDRDSASVVVDAHPRQPRPYGLTMPGFSQALEQYDPSRFSGSTPEVKLISTV
- the LOC144211522 gene encoding BAR/IMD domain-containing adapter protein 2-like isoform X3; amino-acid sequence: MFSTCAEETAWEVLFQMAEVHRRIQIQLEEMLKSFHNELLTELEKKVQMDARYLNAALRKYQTEHKGKSQSLDKCHNELKKLRRKSQSSKMNNNLQMGATLPERGQILAGPPQLGTLRVTGGQQRLIGVGAEGLAGATNGTDHYQQWPESKAAALPHGKMSYSNTLPIRKAAPAKSKTSLTEPRTLPRSSSVAAGLEKKERGARTARVQALFSHAAGDNSTLLSFNQGDVVTLLVPEARDGWHYGENEKTHLRGWFPFSYTRVIAEADGGFFGRLPLHSLHPGKSSSTGNLLDRDSASVVVDAHPRQPRPYGLTMPGFSQALEQYDPSRFSGSTPEVKLISTV